A genomic region of Octopus sinensis linkage group LG2, ASM634580v1, whole genome shotgun sequence contains the following coding sequences:
- the LOC115224436 gene encoding uncharacterized protein LOC115224436 yields MIAALTVDFGKLEAWVAMKFLVFSKVKEKAEIQGKIKEIMKNGCPSYSIVKNWVSRFHTSHFEVTDEPWSGWPTSTTTEDKADAVHIMILENHWISARVIGETLGISCVNVGHIIQNILDMRKLSSKWLLKCQNADQQCFRGMTSKAIWGQFSVGEADLKAHLITMDETWLHHYDPQTK; encoded by the coding sequence ATGATAGCAGCTTTGACAGTGGATTTTGGTAAACTTGAAGCATGGGTGGCCATGAAGTTCCTTGTTTTTTCCAAGGTAAAGGAAAAGGCAGAAATCCAAGGCAAGATAAAGGAAATCATGAAGAATGGTTGCCCATCTTACTCCATAGTGAAAAACTGGGTGTCAAGGTTTCATACTAGTCACTTTGAGGTCACAGATGAACCCTGGTCAGGATGGCCAACTTCCACGACCACAGAGGACAAAGCCGATGCTGTGCACATCATGATTCTCGAGAACCACTGGATTTCTGCTAGAGTCATAGGTGAGACCCTGGGAATTTCTTGCGTAAATGTTGGCCATATCATCCAGAACATTCTGGACATGAGAAAGCTTTCCTCAAAATGGCTGCTGAAATGCCAGAATGCAGATCAGCAGTGCTTCAGAGGGATGACATCAAAGGCAATTTGGGGCCAGTTTTCAGTGGGAGAGGCTGATTTAAAGGCTCATTTAATCACCATGGATGAGACTTGGCTTCATCATTATGATCCCCAGACCAAGTAG